Proteins encoded within one genomic window of Flavobacterium oreochromis:
- a CDS encoding FixH family protein, which produces MTTFIGNDGEEYYIALVAPQKPKVAENTIIAGIYKYNKPTAIEPYEYSFTEVKNYTLKIDPRMPEPSMGNHSSPNNKDLLQENDGFYHGIVNYTMTGNWTLNFILLDSTGKVIKGTSVPEDFTPGILGLKSTLFIDILF; this is translated from the coding sequence ATGACTACTTTTATAGGAAATGATGGAGAAGAGTATTATATAGCTTTAGTTGCCCCACAAAAACCAAAAGTAGCAGAAAACACTATAATAGCAGGAATATATAAGTATAATAAACCTACAGCTATAGAACCTTATGAATATTCTTTTACTGAAGTTAAAAATTATACTTTAAAAATAGATCCAAGAATGCCAGAACCTTCTATGGGAAATCATTCATCTCCTAATAATAAGGATTTATTACAGGAAAACGATGGATTTTATCATGGTATCGTTAATTATACAATGACAGGTAATTGGACACTCAACTTTATATTGTTAGATTCTACAGGAAAAGTCATAAAAGGAACTAGTGTTCCAGAAGATTTTACACCAGGTATTCTAGGTTTAAAAAGTACACTTTTTATTGATATCTTATTCTAA